One genomic region from Solwaraspora sp. WMMD792 encodes:
- a CDS encoding PrsW family intramembrane metalloprotease, with protein sequence MAPAAAPAESADGVVPAGRLRRSVWLRWLALAGIVVLIAGCGVAILVYLGTALGPVALTVGVIAAVLPVPVLVACFLWLDRYEPEPVRYLAFCFAWGAFVSTYASLNVNNFSADLLYNLGYSEALVAVLVAPFIEELTKTLGPILLLLTRRREWSGITDGIVYCGMSAIGFAMVENILYLGGYGYAAGAEQYGPATGAQNVFAIFIVRILFTGFAHPLFTSMAGVGLGVAARSADRRIRVLAPTAGLLLAMMLHGAWNLIPTLVEATGQTLILLYGYIGLMVPIFFGMVGLAVWLRSWEGRLTERVLPDYVRAGWFTPPEVAALGSLGRRHSARRWASRVAGEPGVRAMRDFQAAATKLALLRDGLLRGLESKPKELARHAKEEQRLLTALAGYRQAFVGRDPQAPHALWNGADYQITFPDGSQRQVPAPDEPVVPIPVVLTAPPPPPPPMFAGYPGWPGAGPGTPPGYGPPPFPGYGAPPPGYGPPPPYSGYGAPPPPGYGPPSGYQVRPGYYNPPPPGYGPPPG encoded by the coding sequence GTGGCCCCAGCGGCCGCGCCAGCGGAGTCGGCGGACGGGGTCGTGCCGGCCGGTCGGCTGCGGCGTAGCGTCTGGCTGCGCTGGCTGGCGTTGGCCGGCATCGTGGTGCTGATCGCCGGCTGCGGCGTCGCCATCCTGGTCTACCTCGGCACCGCGCTCGGCCCGGTCGCGTTGACCGTCGGCGTCATCGCGGCGGTGCTGCCCGTACCGGTGCTGGTCGCCTGTTTCCTGTGGCTGGACCGGTACGAACCGGAGCCGGTGCGCTACCTCGCTTTCTGCTTCGCCTGGGGGGCGTTCGTCTCCACGTACGCCTCGCTGAACGTGAACAACTTCTCGGCGGATCTGCTCTACAACCTGGGTTACTCGGAAGCGCTGGTGGCGGTGCTGGTGGCGCCGTTCATCGAGGAGCTGACCAAGACCCTCGGCCCGATCCTGCTGCTGCTGACCCGCCGCCGCGAATGGTCCGGCATCACCGACGGGATCGTCTACTGCGGCATGTCCGCGATCGGCTTCGCGATGGTGGAGAACATCCTCTACCTCGGCGGATACGGCTACGCCGCCGGCGCCGAGCAGTACGGCCCGGCGACCGGCGCGCAGAACGTCTTCGCCATCTTCATCGTCCGGATCCTGTTCACCGGCTTCGCCCACCCGCTGTTCACCTCGATGGCCGGTGTCGGTCTCGGGGTGGCCGCGCGCAGCGCCGACCGGCGGATCCGGGTGCTCGCGCCGACCGCCGGGCTGCTGCTGGCGATGATGCTGCACGGGGCCTGGAACCTGATCCCGACGCTGGTCGAGGCGACCGGCCAGACCCTGATCCTGCTGTACGGCTACATCGGCTTGATGGTGCCGATCTTCTTCGGCATGGTCGGCCTGGCGGTGTGGCTGCGCAGCTGGGAAGGACGGCTGACCGAGCGGGTGCTGCCCGACTACGTCCGGGCCGGCTGGTTCACCCCGCCGGAGGTAGCGGCGTTGGGCAGCCTGGGCCGGCGACACTCGGCGCGCCGCTGGGCCAGCCGGGTGGCCGGCGAGCCGGGCGTACGGGCGATGCGCGACTTCCAGGCCGCCGCCACCAAGCTGGCGCTGCTGCGCGACGGCCTGCTGCGCGGCCTGGAGAGCAAACCGAAGGAGCTGGCTCGGCACGCCAAGGAGGAGCAGCGGCTGCTGACCGCGCTGGCCGGCTACCGGCAGGCGTTCGTCGGCCGGGACCCGCAGGCGCCGCACGCGCTGTGGAACGGGGCGGACTACCAGATCACCTTCCCGGACGGCAGCCAGCGGCAGGTGCCCGCGCCGGATGAGCCGGTGGTGCCGATCCCGGTGGTGCTCACCGCGCCACCGCCCCCTCCGCCGCCGATGTTCGCCGGCTACCCGGGCTGGCCAGGCGCCGGGCCGGGTACTCCGCCCGGCTACGGCCCACCCCCGTTCCCCGGCTACGGCGCCCCGCCCCCCGGTTACGGTCCGCCGCCCCCGTACTCCGGCTATGGCGCTCCGCCCCCGCCGGGGTACGGTCCGCCGTCCGGGTATCAGGTCCGGCCCGGCTACTACAACCCACCGCCGCCCGGCTACGGCCCGCCCCCCGGTTAG
- a CDS encoding FUSC family protein produces MADAGKPPRAAAAPRLTGLLTLTRSRVSIEVRERSERVRANLVLALQAGLAAALAWFIARRVIGHPLPFFAPISAVIILSASIGQRLKRAAELVVGVAVGIAIGDLIIITIGTGTWQLLLIVPLAVMVAVFLGSGAALVTQAASSGVLVATLTPQTESLYPDRFIDALVGGLIGLVVLILLLPLNPLVIVRRAADPALDVLSDMLILSGKALAGRDRRRAEAASKRLHEAEKELSEFRDAVEAGHETAVLAPARWRARGPLAQYAESAEYVTRGLRNSRVLTRRVVSLLTEDEPVPRALPEAVCHLGDAVRILRHELDAGTDPVHTRRRALDAARCAGAAYDAGVGFNGSVVVAQVRATASDLVRASGTEAGAVEEMVSEAFGRDGPE; encoded by the coding sequence ATGGCCGACGCCGGGAAGCCACCACGCGCGGCGGCGGCACCCCGCCTCACCGGGCTGCTCACGCTGACCCGTAGCCGGGTCTCCATCGAGGTCCGGGAGCGGTCGGAACGGGTCCGCGCCAACCTCGTACTCGCCCTGCAGGCCGGCCTGGCGGCGGCGCTGGCCTGGTTCATCGCCCGTCGGGTGATCGGCCACCCGCTGCCCTTCTTCGCCCCGATCTCAGCGGTGATCATCCTCAGCGCCTCGATCGGGCAGCGGCTGAAACGCGCCGCCGAACTGGTGGTCGGCGTCGCGGTCGGGATCGCCATCGGCGATCTGATCATCATCACCATCGGCACCGGCACCTGGCAGCTGCTGCTGATCGTGCCGCTCGCGGTGATGGTCGCCGTCTTCCTGGGCAGCGGTGCCGCGCTGGTCACCCAGGCCGCGTCGTCCGGGGTGCTGGTCGCCACCCTCACCCCGCAGACAGAGAGCCTCTACCCGGACCGGTTCATCGACGCCCTGGTCGGCGGGCTGATCGGGCTGGTGGTGCTGATCCTGCTGCTGCCACTCAACCCACTGGTCATCGTGCGCCGCGCCGCCGACCCGGCGTTGGACGTGCTGTCCGACATGCTGATCCTCAGCGGCAAGGCACTGGCCGGGCGGGACCGCCGCCGGGCCGAGGCCGCCTCGAAGCGGCTGCACGAAGCGGAGAAGGAACTGTCCGAATTCCGCGACGCGGTCGAGGCGGGACACGAGACGGCGGTCCTGGCGCCAGCGCGCTGGCGAGCCCGCGGCCCACTGGCCCAGTACGCCGAGAGCGCCGAGTACGTCACCCGTGGGCTGCGCAACTCCCGGGTGCTGACCCGCCGGGTGGTCTCCCTCCTGACTGAGGACGAGCCGGTGCCGCGCGCCCTGCCGGAGGCGGTCTGCCACCTCGGCGACGCGGTGCGCATCCTGCGCCACGAGCTCGACGCCGGCACCGATCCGGTGCACACCCGGCGTCGGGCGTTGGACGCAGCCAGGTGCGCCGGTGCGGCGTACGACGCAGGTGTGGGGTTCAACGGCAGCGTGGTGGTCGCCCAGGTCAGGGCTACCGCGAGCGACCTGGTCCGGGCCAGCGGCACCGAAGCGGGCGCGGTCGAGGAGATGGTCAGTGAGGCGTTCGGGCGCGACGGCCCGGAATGA
- a CDS encoding S8 family serine peptidase: protein MQPPAAGPPPASVWPTVAAVAIAIWSVGVTVFAQTGGWLTDQVLLASGLPTPAVVWPLIAFGNALLVGVPTMLLALVPRSPAVRATGRAWLVAAFALAGFGLLRAVPTVHHELYLAALTALAAGGAAGLRALRRRAEPSEAEPAQAEPAQAEPAQAEPAQPGQAEPGQVQSAQAEPGPVQQGKADRTAAVLIAVAAGLVMLLPWLWVGALGGAVETALAVAAAAAIGWYAAELLPRRFWTAIGAGPQGRSAVRTILLGGTVAGVGLLLLAAGVGQPGGQLAAILVLPPIGYAAAAIGWAADRSSAPVGVLAGLSVAGPLALLDPEEVSLLLAIGRDLPFWAAVGAGVGLALALALGLGLGFGLGWRRAGRPPRLAGRPLRSVAAATVAALAVAGGAVHLAVGQPGLHGERLFVMLREQADLSDVPRGTGPQARDERVRTVFQRLVDTAEASQADLRDDLDRWGLSYTPYYLVNAIEVDAGPALRPWLTRRDDVDRVLISQQLRPLPATVEPERGEQPAPRTPPWNITMLGAERVWTELGVDGAGIVVGASDSGVDGEHPALADGFRGGDDSWFDPWNGTGTPTDNNGHGTHTLGSAVGDTSIGVAPGASWVGCVNLDRNLGNPARYLDCLQFMLAPFPTGGDPFADGRPERAPHVLTNSWGCPELEGCDLSSLRPATEALAAAGLMMVAAAGNTGPFCSSVDDPPAPYTDVLTVGAVDADREVTDFSSRGPAPDGTVKPDLVAPGADVLSAMPGGGYAALDGTSMATPQVAGVVALLWSARPELIGDLDGTARILRQTAAEAGTGGGDTCGDPANLTGAGLVDAYAAVRAAQAAG, encoded by the coding sequence ATGCAGCCGCCCGCTGCCGGGCCGCCGCCGGCCAGCGTGTGGCCGACGGTCGCCGCAGTGGCGATCGCGATCTGGTCGGTCGGTGTGACGGTGTTCGCGCAGACCGGCGGCTGGCTGACCGACCAGGTCCTGCTGGCCAGTGGGCTGCCCACCCCGGCGGTGGTCTGGCCGCTGATCGCATTCGGCAACGCACTGCTGGTCGGCGTACCCACCATGCTGCTGGCGCTGGTGCCCCGGTCACCGGCCGTGCGGGCGACCGGCCGGGCCTGGCTGGTCGCCGCGTTCGCCCTCGCCGGTTTCGGGCTGCTGCGGGCCGTACCGACCGTCCACCACGAGCTGTACCTGGCCGCGCTCACCGCGCTCGCCGCCGGCGGCGCCGCCGGGCTGCGGGCGCTGCGGCGCCGGGCCGAGCCGAGCGAGGCCGAGCCAGCTCAGGCCGAGCCAGCTCAGGCCGAGCCAGCTCAGGCCGAGCCGGCTCAGCCCGGCCAGGCCGAGCCAGGTCAGGTTCAGTCAGCTCAGGCCGAGCCAGGTCCGGTTCAGCAGGGCAAGGCGGACCGGACGGCCGCTGTCCTGATCGCCGTCGCGGCCGGGCTGGTCATGCTGCTGCCCTGGTTGTGGGTCGGTGCGCTGGGCGGCGCGGTGGAGACGGCACTCGCCGTCGCCGCAGCGGCCGCGATCGGCTGGTACGCCGCCGAACTGCTGCCCCGCCGGTTCTGGACGGCGATCGGCGCCGGTCCGCAGGGGCGTTCAGCGGTGCGCACCATCCTGCTCGGCGGGACGGTGGCCGGAGTCGGGCTGCTGCTGCTCGCCGCTGGCGTCGGCCAGCCCGGCGGGCAGCTGGCCGCGATCCTGGTGCTGCCCCCGATCGGGTACGCGGCCGCGGCGATCGGCTGGGCCGCCGACCGGTCCAGCGCGCCGGTCGGCGTACTGGCCGGGCTGTCCGTCGCCGGACCGCTGGCCCTGCTCGACCCGGAAGAGGTCTCGCTGCTCCTGGCCATCGGCCGTGACCTGCCGTTCTGGGCGGCGGTCGGTGCCGGCGTCGGGCTGGCCCTGGCGCTCGCGTTGGGCCTCGGACTCGGCTTCGGTCTCGGTTGGCGGCGGGCGGGTCGACCGCCACGGCTGGCGGGTCGACCACTGCGGTCGGTGGCGGCGGCCACCGTCGCGGCGCTGGCGGTGGCCGGGGGCGCCGTGCACCTCGCCGTCGGGCAGCCGGGGCTGCACGGCGAACGGCTGTTCGTGATGCTGCGGGAACAGGCCGATCTGTCCGACGTGCCGCGCGGCACCGGACCGCAGGCCCGCGACGAACGGGTCCGCACGGTCTTCCAACGGCTGGTCGACACCGCCGAGGCCAGCCAGGCCGACCTGCGCGACGATCTGGACCGGTGGGGGCTGTCCTACACGCCGTACTACCTGGTCAACGCGATCGAGGTGGACGCCGGGCCGGCGCTGCGGCCCTGGCTGACCCGGCGGGACGACGTCGACCGGGTGCTGATCAGTCAGCAACTGCGGCCGCTGCCGGCCACGGTCGAGCCCGAACGGGGCGAGCAGCCCGCTCCGCGTACCCCGCCGTGGAACATCACCATGCTCGGTGCCGAACGGGTCTGGACGGAGCTCGGCGTCGACGGCGCCGGCATCGTGGTCGGCGCCTCGGACTCCGGGGTGGACGGCGAGCATCCGGCGCTGGCGGACGGGTTCCGGGGCGGCGACGACTCCTGGTTCGACCCGTGGAACGGCACCGGTACGCCGACCGACAACAACGGACACGGCACCCACACGCTCGGCTCGGCCGTCGGCGACACCTCGATCGGGGTCGCGCCGGGCGCGTCCTGGGTCGGCTGTGTCAACCTGGACCGCAACCTCGGCAACCCGGCACGCTACCTGGACTGCCTGCAGTTCATGCTGGCCCCGTTCCCGACCGGGGGCGACCCGTTCGCCGACGGGCGACCGGAACGCGCTCCGCACGTGCTGACCAACTCCTGGGGCTGCCCCGAGCTGGAAGGCTGCGACCTGAGTTCGCTGCGACCGGCCACCGAGGCGCTGGCCGCCGCCGGGCTGATGATGGTGGCCGCCGCCGGCAACACCGGCCCGTTCTGCAGCTCGGTCGACGACCCGCCGGCCCCGTACACCGATGTGCTGACCGTCGGCGCGGTGGACGCCGACCGGGAGGTCACCGACTTCTCCAGCCGGGGCCCGGCGCCGGACGGCACCGTCAAACCGGACCTGGTGGCACCGGGCGCCGACGTGCTGTCGGCGATGCCCGGCGGCGGGTACGCGGCGCTGGACGGTACGTCGATGGCGACCCCGCAGGTGGCCGGGGTGGTGGCGCTGCTTTGGTCGGCGCGACCGGAGCTGATCGGTGATCTGGACGGCACGGCGCGGATCCTGCGGCAGACCGCCGCCGAGGCCGGCACCGGGGGCGGTGACACCTGCGGCGATCCGGCGAACCTGACCGGCGCCGGCCTGGTCGACGCCTACGCCGCGGTGCGGGCGGCGCAGGCCGCCGGTTAG
- a CDS encoding FAD-linked oxidase C-terminal domain-containing protein, whose translation MSDLIEALRAALPDGAVLTDPDLLRGHQRDEADLCAAGTPAVVVRPRTTAEVVATVGVANRYGVPVVPQGARTGLAGAANAVDGAVVLSTAAMDRIVDVDPVNRTAVVQPGVVNATLAAEVARHGLRYPPDPGSWESSTIGGNVATNAGGMCCVKYGVTGEYVIGLEVVLASGEVLRTGRRTAKGVAGYDLTRLFVGSEGTLGVITEVTVALRPAADASLTLVAVFDSTAAAGTAVAGIASGGLSPSLLELLDRTHLQAIEAYRPMGLRTDAAALLLASVDTGTAAGTDLDRIAQVCTAAGAAEVYAASDAVEAAALLQARRLAHPAMERLAAQTFPAGNGGLIIDDVAVPRSALARMLDGVEAIAAEHAVPIGVVGHAGDGNLHPNIVVDRADPDSLTRGRSAFDAIMRLGLDLGGTCTGEHGVGLLKRDWLAEEIGPVGMRVHRAIKQALDPTGLFNPGKLL comes from the coding sequence ATGTCCGACCTCATCGAGGCCCTCCGTGCGGCGCTGCCCGACGGCGCGGTGCTCACCGACCCCGACCTGCTGCGCGGCCACCAGCGCGACGAGGCCGACCTGTGCGCCGCCGGCACCCCGGCCGTCGTGGTCCGGCCCCGGACGACCGCCGAGGTGGTCGCCACCGTCGGCGTCGCCAACCGGTACGGCGTACCGGTGGTGCCGCAGGGGGCGCGGACCGGGCTGGCCGGCGCGGCGAACGCGGTCGACGGCGCGGTGGTGCTCTCCACCGCCGCGATGGACCGGATCGTCGACGTCGACCCGGTCAACCGCACCGCCGTCGTCCAGCCCGGCGTGGTCAACGCCACCCTGGCCGCCGAGGTGGCCCGGCACGGGCTGCGCTACCCGCCGGACCCCGGCTCGTGGGAGTCGTCCACCATCGGCGGCAACGTGGCCACCAACGCCGGCGGCATGTGCTGCGTCAAGTACGGCGTGACCGGCGAGTACGTCATCGGGCTCGAAGTGGTGCTGGCCAGCGGCGAGGTGCTGCGCACCGGCCGGCGTACCGCCAAGGGGGTCGCCGGCTACGACCTGACCCGGCTCTTCGTCGGCTCCGAAGGCACCCTCGGGGTGATCACCGAAGTGACCGTCGCGTTGCGGCCGGCCGCCGACGCCTCGCTCACCCTGGTCGCCGTCTTCGACTCCACCGCCGCGGCCGGCACCGCCGTCGCCGGCATCGCCTCCGGCGGGCTCAGCCCCAGCCTGCTGGAGCTGCTGGACCGCACCCACCTGCAGGCGATCGAGGCGTACCGGCCGATGGGGTTGCGCACCGACGCCGCCGCGCTGCTGCTCGCCTCGGTCGACACCGGCACCGCCGCCGGCACCGACCTGGACCGGATCGCGCAGGTGTGCACCGCCGCCGGCGCCGCCGAGGTGTACGCCGCCAGCGACGCTGTCGAGGCCGCCGCCCTGCTGCAGGCCCGCCGGCTGGCCCACCCGGCGATGGAACGCCTCGCCGCGCAGACCTTCCCCGCCGGCAACGGCGGGCTGATCATCGACGACGTGGCGGTGCCCCGCTCGGCACTGGCCCGGATGCTCGACGGCGTCGAGGCGATCGCCGCCGAACACGCCGTACCGATCGGCGTCGTCGGGCACGCCGGCGACGGCAACCTGCACCCGAACATCGTGGTCGACCGGGCCGACCCGGACAGCCTGACGCGCGGCCGGTCGGCCTTCGACGCGATCATGCGACTCGGGCTGGACCTCGGCGGCACCTGCACCGGCGAGCACGGGGTCGGCCTGCTCAAACGCGACTGGTTGGCCGAGGAGATCGGCCCGGTCGGCATGCGGGTGCACCGCGCCATCAAGCAGGCGCTGGACCCGACCGGCCTGTTCAACCCCGGCAAACTGCTCTGA
- a CDS encoding TetR/AcrR family transcriptional regulator, which yields MSEGQRTGRRERKKAATRASIVQAAHELFLERGFDAVSVREIADRADVSPTTVFTHFPHKEALAFGDEDLRHDRLVAAVADRPPGTSISAALKAHYLAEITALGSEPARSLLVLMEQTPALVEYAERMWFRHEDALIAAITTEFGLAEPSDEIRFYVRFALQIQLSATRAANPESVIDAGFRLLDEGWLRYQSQFR from the coding sequence ATGAGCGAGGGGCAGCGAACCGGGCGACGGGAGCGGAAGAAGGCAGCGACCCGGGCATCGATCGTGCAGGCCGCCCACGAACTGTTCCTGGAACGAGGGTTCGACGCGGTGAGCGTCCGCGAAATCGCCGACCGGGCGGATGTGTCGCCAACCACCGTCTTCACACACTTCCCGCACAAGGAGGCCCTCGCGTTCGGTGACGAGGACCTGCGACACGACCGGCTCGTCGCGGCAGTGGCTGACCGGCCGCCGGGGACCTCGATCTCCGCCGCGCTCAAGGCGCACTACCTCGCGGAGATCACCGCGCTCGGATCCGAACCCGCACGGTCGCTCCTCGTCCTCATGGAACAGACACCCGCCCTCGTCGAGTACGCCGAACGCATGTGGTTCCGCCACGAAGACGCGTTGATCGCCGCGATCACCACGGAGTTCGGGCTCGCCGAGCCCAGCGACGAGATCCGCTTCTACGTCCGCTTCGCCCTGCAGATACAGCTGAGCGCGACCCGGGCAGCCAACCCGGAGTCCGTCATCGACGCAGGGTTCCGGCTCCTCGACGAGGGCTGGCTGCGCTACCAGAGTCAGTTCCGCTAG
- a CDS encoding glycerol-3-phosphate dehydrogenase/oxidase: MRDPAVSRYAAGQLSVTRRAADLRRLRGERFDVLVIGGGVTGVGAALDAASRGLKVALVEARDYAAGTSSRSSKLIHGGLRYLEQLEFGLVHEALTERGLLATRIAPHLVRPVPILVPLPQGGASGPRALPGRIWRRAYYGTGVAAYDAFAGVFGGGRGMPLHRHLSREGARRVFPSLRSDVVAGAVRYYDGQVDDARLVVTLARTAASLGAAVVTSARAVGLLRQAREVTGVRVRDMEARPGDPDAEFEVRARTVIAATGVWSDDVSRMLGDVGVRPGLRVRASKGVHLVVPRSAITGEAGLILRTATSVLFVLPWGGHWIIGTTDTDWRLDRAHPAASERDIGYLLDQVNTVLDRPLTPRDIEGVYAGLRPLLSGEADSTSRLSREHAVVEPMLGLLLVAGGKYTTYRVMAADVVDRAAARLGVSRPSRTADLPLLGADGFAAMWRDRADVARRHGVPGGVLEHLLERYGTLAVELLAMIDDDPLLASPVPGAPEYLAVEIAYAARAEGALHLDDVLTRRTRISIETPHRGNDSAGHAAEVMGRVLGWDDAVRDREVEHYRARVAAELQSQRMPDDATADAARLGAADVRGFAADRGVDWPTDSGLPTG; the protein is encoded by the coding sequence GTGCGTGACCCTGCCGTCTCCCGGTACGCCGCCGGCCAACTGTCCGTGACCCGCCGCGCCGCCGATCTGCGCCGCCTTCGTGGCGAGCGGTTCGACGTACTGGTGATCGGGGGTGGGGTGACCGGCGTCGGCGCCGCCCTCGACGCCGCGTCCCGTGGGCTGAAGGTGGCGCTGGTCGAGGCCCGCGACTACGCCGCCGGCACGTCAAGCCGGTCCAGCAAACTGATCCACGGCGGGCTGCGCTATCTGGAGCAGCTCGAGTTCGGGCTGGTGCACGAGGCGTTGACCGAGCGTGGCCTGCTGGCCACCCGGATCGCCCCGCACCTGGTCCGGCCGGTCCCGATCCTGGTTCCGCTGCCGCAGGGCGGCGCCAGCGGGCCACGGGCGCTGCCCGGCCGGATCTGGCGGCGGGCCTACTACGGCACCGGGGTCGCCGCGTACGACGCGTTCGCCGGGGTGTTCGGCGGCGGTCGGGGGATGCCGCTGCACCGGCACCTGTCCCGCGAAGGCGCCCGGCGGGTCTTTCCCAGCCTGCGGTCGGACGTCGTCGCCGGCGCCGTGCGCTACTACGACGGTCAGGTCGACGACGCCCGGCTGGTGGTCACCCTGGCGCGGACCGCGGCCAGCCTCGGCGCGGCCGTGGTGACCAGCGCCCGCGCCGTCGGCCTGCTGCGCCAGGCCCGCGAGGTGACCGGGGTGCGGGTCCGGGACATGGAGGCCCGGCCCGGTGACCCGGACGCCGAGTTCGAGGTACGCGCCCGTACCGTCATCGCGGCCACCGGGGTGTGGAGCGACGACGTGTCGCGGATGCTCGGCGACGTCGGGGTCCGGCCCGGTCTGCGGGTACGCGCGTCGAAGGGCGTGCATCTGGTGGTGCCCCGGTCGGCGATCACCGGCGAGGCCGGGCTGATCCTGCGTACCGCCACCTCGGTGCTGTTCGTGCTGCCTTGGGGCGGGCACTGGATCATCGGCACCACGGACACCGACTGGCGGCTCGACCGCGCCCACCCGGCCGCCTCCGAGCGCGACATCGGCTACCTGCTCGATCAGGTGAACACGGTGCTGGACCGGCCGTTGACGCCGCGCGACATCGAAGGGGTGTACGCCGGGCTGCGGCCACTGCTGTCCGGTGAGGCGGACTCGACGTCGCGGCTGTCCCGGGAGCACGCCGTGGTGGAGCCGATGCTGGGTCTGCTGTTGGTGGCCGGTGGCAAGTACACGACGTACCGGGTGATGGCCGCGGACGTGGTGGACCGGGCGGCGGCCCGGCTCGGGGTGTCCCGGCCGTCGCGGACCGCCGACCTGCCGCTGCTCGGTGCCGACGGGTTCGCCGCGATGTGGCGGGACCGGGCCGACGTGGCCCGCCGGCATGGCGTACCAGGCGGGGTGCTGGAGCATCTGCTGGAGCGGTACGGCACCCTCGCGGTGGAGCTGCTGGCGATGATCGACGACGATCCGCTGCTGGCCAGCCCGGTGCCCGGCGCACCCGAGTACCTGGCCGTCGAGATCGCGTACGCGGCCCGCGCCGAAGGTGCGCTGCACCTGGACGACGTGCTGACCCGGCGGACCCGGATCTCGATCGAGACGCCGCACCGGGGCAACGACTCGGCCGGGCACGCCGCCGAGGTGATGGGCCGGGTACTCGGCTGGGACGACGCGGTGCGAGACCGCGAGGTGGAGCACTACCGGGCCCGGGTGGCGGCGGAGCTGCAGTCGCAGCGGATGCCGGACGACGCGACCGCCGACGCGGCTCGGCTCGGCGCGGCGGACGTCCGTGGCTTCGCCGCCGACCGGGGCGTGGACTGGCCGACCGACTCCGGCCTGCCGACCGGCTGA
- a CDS encoding GNAT family N-acetyltransferase, translating into MEQEFAIEELSERHRPAVVALCRAALDLPEDAAEAEQIVTRLHGPVVPDHPSGVGPRQTIGLVAVVDETVRGVVLGSVAHRDPSVGHVDLIAVDPQWRRQGLGRALLGRAESALAARGAGEVLLAGNPPYYAWPGVDVRYTPAVCLAMALGYLQDRTAWNMTADLASAGSPALRDTADAQRRLAQAGITVRRADGDDVAALVAFTQATFGDAWAAEVAHSVGRPDAGCHLAVRTGDPGEVLGFAAYGSSRPSWFGPMGTAPTAQGLGIGAILLRRCLRDLAEAGHQRVEIGWVGPVPFYASAAGARIERVFFLYRKQL; encoded by the coding sequence GTGGAACAGGAGTTCGCCATCGAGGAACTGTCCGAGCGGCACCGGCCGGCCGTCGTGGCGCTCTGCCGCGCCGCGCTCGATCTGCCGGAAGACGCCGCCGAGGCGGAGCAGATCGTCACCAGACTGCACGGGCCGGTCGTCCCCGATCATCCGTCGGGGGTGGGGCCGCGGCAGACGATCGGTCTGGTCGCCGTCGTCGACGAAACGGTACGCGGGGTCGTGCTCGGCTCGGTCGCGCACCGGGACCCGTCGGTCGGTCACGTGGACCTGATCGCGGTGGATCCGCAGTGGCGTCGACAGGGTCTGGGGCGGGCGTTGCTCGGCCGGGCGGAAAGCGCGCTGGCGGCCCGGGGCGCCGGTGAGGTGCTGTTGGCCGGCAATCCGCCGTACTACGCCTGGCCGGGGGTGGACGTGCGCTACACGCCGGCGGTCTGCCTGGCGATGGCGCTCGGCTACCTGCAGGACCGGACCGCGTGGAACATGACGGCCGACCTGGCGTCCGCCGGGTCCCCGGCGTTGCGGGACACCGCCGACGCGCAGCGCCGCCTGGCGCAGGCCGGGATCACCGTACGGCGGGCCGACGGCGACGACGTCGCGGCGCTGGTGGCGTTCACCCAGGCGACGTTCGGCGACGCGTGGGCGGCCGAAGTGGCGCATTCGGTGGGCCGGCCCGACGCCGGCTGCCACCTGGCGGTCCGTACCGGCGATCCGGGTGAGGTGCTGGGCTTCGCGGCGTACGGGTCGTCGCGGCCGAGCTGGTTCGGGCCGATGGGTACGGCCCCGACCGCGCAGGGGCTCGGTATCGGGGCGATCCTGTTGCGGCGCTGTCTGCGGGACCTGGCGGAGGCCGGCCATCAGCGGGTCGAGATCGGCTGGGTGGGCCCGGTGCCGTTCTACGCCTCGGCGGCGGGTGCCCGCATCGAGCGGGTCTTCTTCTTGTATCGCAAGCAGCTCTGA
- a CDS encoding DUF998 domain-containing protein, whose protein sequence is MTPVRVDARQRQNSAAGIVLIAGGLAFFIAELIAAAAWTDPPYSYTYHYISNLGVHGPTEGFGQLMHSPLAWVMNTGFFLFGIVLFCGTAMLPGMHGLRGWTVRAVAFLMAAGGVLLAFFPGTGETPDSGAIDFHSVGALLGIVSGNVLIIILGRAHRQAGIAAATGRAMTVLGVFGLLSLVGFLAIAGSSASLIGLVERCAVYPLLVGFICAGKSIKDGNGRSPAGHA, encoded by the coding sequence GTGACCCCCGTCCGGGTGGACGCTCGGCAGAGGCAAAACTCCGCTGCCGGCATCGTGCTCATCGCCGGAGGGCTGGCTTTCTTCATCGCCGAGCTCATCGCCGCGGCGGCATGGACGGATCCCCCCTACAGCTACACCTACCACTACATCAGCAACCTCGGAGTGCACGGCCCCACGGAGGGATTCGGGCAGCTCATGCACTCGCCGCTGGCCTGGGTCATGAACACCGGATTCTTCCTGTTCGGGATCGTCCTGTTCTGCGGCACCGCCATGCTCCCAGGCATGCACGGCCTGCGCGGCTGGACAGTGCGCGCGGTGGCCTTCCTGATGGCCGCCGGCGGCGTCCTGCTGGCCTTCTTCCCAGGAACCGGCGAGACACCCGACAGCGGTGCCATCGACTTTCACTCGGTGGGCGCCCTGCTCGGCATCGTCAGCGGTAACGTACTGATCATCATCCTCGGGCGAGCGCACCGACAGGCCGGAATCGCTGCCGCCACCGGCCGGGCCATGACCGTCCTCGGCGTCTTCGGTCTTCTGTCGCTGGTCGGCTTCCTGGCCATCGCCGGCTCATCGGCCAGCCTGATCGGCCTGGTCGAACGCTGCGCGGTCTATCCCCTGCTGGTCGGATTCATCTGCGCCGGCAAGTCCATCAAGGATGGCAACGGGCGGTCGCCGGCTGGCCACGCGTGA